In Anaerolineales bacterium, the following proteins share a genomic window:
- a CDS encoding 8-oxoguanine deaminase: MTTLLVKNAHLLTMDDHQTELSDGGLFIRDSFIERVGQTSSLPQTADEILDLAGHVLLPGLVNTHHHFYQTLTRAVPAAQDANLFNWLKTLYPIWARLTPEDIFISTSTALAELALSGCTTASDHLYLFPNGSKLDDEIAAAAEVGLRLHASRGSMSLGESKGGLPPDSVVDDEESILNDSQRLIQKYHDPKLGSMVQIVLAPCSPFSVTGELMKQSAKLAREYGVHLHTHLAETEDEEQFCLQKFGHRPVGYMQEVDWVGNDVWFAHAVWVNDEEIKVFAKHNCGVAHCPTSNMRLASGIAPIKEYRKAGVNVGLGVDGSASNDGSHLLAEVRNAMLLSRVKEAITGFSASPTLPPSSEKMGGAGGGLMTAREALYLGTRGGAAVLGRNDIGALEVGKCADFFAVNLNKLGFAGMHDPVSAIVFGQSVNADYTVVGGKFIVKDGQLVTVDESKLIESHNKAAKRLLES, from the coding sequence ATGACTACTTTACTCGTCAAAAACGCCCACCTCCTCACTATGGACGACCACCAAACCGAACTCTCGGATGGTGGTCTTTTCATACGCGATAGCTTCATCGAACGCGTAGGGCAAACTTCCAGTTTGCCTCAAACCGCCGACGAAATCCTCGACCTCGCGGGTCACGTTCTCCTGCCCGGGCTCGTCAACACGCATCACCACTTCTACCAAACCCTCACCCGCGCCGTCCCTGCCGCGCAGGACGCCAACCTCTTCAACTGGCTCAAAACCCTCTACCCGATCTGGGCGCGCCTCACCCCCGAAGACATTTTTATTTCGACTTCCACCGCCTTAGCCGAACTCGCCCTTTCGGGATGCACGACAGCGTCGGACCATCTCTACCTCTTTCCGAACGGTTCAAAACTCGACGATGAAATTGCCGCGGCAGCGGAGGTGGGACTCCGCCTCCACGCCTCGCGCGGCTCGATGTCGCTAGGCGAATCGAAAGGCGGACTTCCCCCCGATTCTGTTGTGGATGATGAAGAGTCCATCCTCAATGATTCACAGCGTCTCATCCAAAAATATCACGACCCGAAACTTGGCTCGATGGTGCAGATCGTCCTCGCGCCATGTTCTCCGTTCAGCGTGACAGGCGAACTGATGAAACAATCCGCCAAACTTGCGCGTGAATATGGCGTGCATCTTCACACGCACCTCGCCGAGACCGAAGACGAAGAACAATTCTGTTTGCAGAAATTCGGTCATCGTCCCGTTGGGTACATGCAAGAAGTGGACTGGGTTGGCAACGATGTCTGGTTCGCGCACGCGGTGTGGGTCAACGATGAAGAGATCAAAGTCTTTGCAAAACACAACTGCGGCGTGGCGCACTGTCCCACCTCCAACATGCGACTCGCTTCGGGCATCGCGCCGATCAAAGAATATCGTAAGGCTGGCGTCAACGTTGGTCTCGGCGTGGACGGCTCCGCCTCCAACGACGGCTCGCATTTATTAGCCGAAGTCCGCAATGCCATGTTGCTCTCGCGTGTGAAAGAGGCGATAACTGGATTCTCTGCATCTCCGACTCTCCCCCCATCTTCGGAGAAGATGGGGGGAGCTGGAGGGGGGTTGATGACTGCCCGCGAAGCCCTCTACCTCGGCACGCGCGGCGGCGCGGCAGTCCTCGGACGCAACGACATCGGCGCGCTCGAAGTTGGCAAATGCGCCGACTTCTTCGCCGTCAACTTGAACAAACTCGGTTTTGCTGGGATGCACGATCCTGTGTCTGCCATCGTCTTCGGTCAATCCGTCAATGCCGATTACACTGTCGTTGGCGGGAAGTTCATCGTCAAAGATGGTCAACTCGTCACAGTGGATGAAAGTAAGTTAATTGAAAGCCATAACAAAGCCGCGAAAAGGCTGTTGGAAAGTTAG
- the ade gene encoding adenine deaminase, with protein sequence MPSSTKLTRALVDVAMGRVPADLVIRNGQWVSVQSGEIIPKADIAISGGRVAYVGEDASHTVGKKTKVIEANGRYLVPGLLDGHMHVESGMVTVTEFVRAVAVRGTTGMFVDPHEIANVFGLRGVKLMVDEAQKQPIHVWVQMPSCVPSAPGLETPGASIGPKEVATAMKWKGIIGLGEMMNFPGVFMGDKKMLDEMSLTHAAGKTIGGHYASPDLGIPFHGYVAGGAEDDHEGTRLEDAVARVRQGMKAMLRYGSSWLDVASQVGAITKLGLDPRHFILVTDDSHAGTLTGEGHMDRVLRHAIEQGLPPMTAIQMMTINTAEHFGVSKDMGMIAPGRWADVVLVEDLKNFKADVVIAKGQVIAEDENWKVSLPRVSYPAWVKNSVKLKRKLRAEDFRLASPSPLKGEGRGEGKVKANVIGIIENHAGTRHLTFDLQPVNGEIKADVTRDLAKIALVERHKGTGGITVGLVSGFGFTTKCAIASTVAHDSHHMIVVGTDDASMALAGNTLARSGGGQVVVLGDEVVGLVELKIAGLMSTEKADVVARKAESILEGFKMCGCELNNPNMQLSLLALVVIPELRISDKGLVDVTKFDFIPVLES encoded by the coding sequence ATGCCCTCCTCAACCAAACTAACCCGCGCACTTGTTGATGTTGCCATGGGGCGCGTCCCTGCCGACCTCGTGATTCGAAACGGTCAGTGGGTATCTGTCCAATCGGGGGAAATCATTCCTAAGGCGGATATCGCCATAAGCGGCGGACGAGTCGCCTACGTCGGAGAAGATGCGAGTCACACCGTCGGAAAAAAGACGAAGGTGATCGAGGCGAATGGGCGGTATCTCGTCCCCGGTTTGCTCGATGGTCACATGCACGTTGAGTCGGGGATGGTGACGGTCACGGAATTTGTGCGGGCGGTGGCGGTGCGCGGCACAACGGGCATGTTCGTTGACCCGCATGAGATCGCCAACGTGTTCGGTTTGCGCGGCGTCAAGTTGATGGTGGACGAGGCGCAGAAACAACCGATCCATGTGTGGGTGCAGATGCCGTCGTGCGTTCCGTCTGCGCCTGGGTTGGAAACGCCCGGCGCATCCATCGGACCCAAAGAAGTGGCGACCGCGATGAAATGGAAGGGCATCATCGGCTTGGGTGAGATGATGAATTTCCCCGGCGTGTTCATGGGCGATAAAAAGATGCTCGATGAAATGTCGCTCACGCATGCGGCGGGCAAAACCATCGGCGGACATTACGCCTCGCCCGATCTGGGAATCCCGTTTCATGGATACGTCGCGGGCGGCGCGGAAGATGACCACGAGGGTACGCGTTTGGAAGACGCGGTGGCGCGCGTGCGGCAGGGGATGAAGGCGATGCTCCGCTACGGTTCGTCCTGGTTGGACGTTGCCTCGCAAGTGGGAGCCATCACCAAACTGGGGCTGGATCCGCGTCACTTCATCCTCGTCACCGATGATTCACACGCGGGCACGTTGACGGGCGAAGGTCACATGGACCGCGTCCTGCGTCACGCCATCGAGCAAGGACTCCCGCCGATGACTGCGATCCAGATGATGACGATCAACACCGCCGAGCATTTCGGCGTGAGCAAAGACATGGGCATGATCGCTCCAGGTCGTTGGGCGGATGTGGTGTTGGTGGAAGATCTGAAAAACTTCAAAGCGGATGTGGTGATTGCAAAGGGGCAAGTGATCGCAGAAGATGAAAATTGGAAAGTGAGTTTGCCGCGAGTTTCATATCCCGCGTGGGTGAAGAACTCGGTGAAGTTGAAGCGGAAGTTGAGGGCGGAAGATTTTCGCCTGGCATCCCCCTCTCCCTTGAAGGGAGAGGGACGGGGTGAGGGTAAAGTCAAAGCCAATGTCATCGGCATCATCGAAAACCACGCAGGCACGCGACATTTGACTTTTGACCTGCAACCCGTCAACGGCGAGATCAAAGCCGACGTTACCCGCGACCTCGCCAAGATCGCCCTCGTCGAGCGGCACAAAGGCACGGGCGGAATCACGGTGGGACTCGTCAGCGGGTTTGGTTTTACAACAAAATGCGCCATTGCCTCCACGGTCGCGCACGATTCGCACCACATGATCGTCGTCGGCACGGATGACGCGTCCATGGCGTTGGCAGGCAACACGTTGGCGCGAAGCGGAGGCGGGCAGGTCGTCGTCCTCGGCGATGAGGTTGTCGGCTTGGTCGAGTTGAAGATTGCAGGGTTGATGTCCACCGAAAAAGCGGACGTGGTGGCGCGTAAAGCCGAATCCATTTTGGAGGGGTTCAAAATGTGCGGGTGCGAGTTGAATAACCCGAACATGCAGTTGAGTCTGCTAGCGCTTGTCGTCATCCCCGAATTGCGAATCTCGGATAAAGGTTTGGTGGATGTGACGAAGTTCGATTTTATTCCTGTGTTGGAGTCTTAA
- a CDS encoding GntR family transcriptional regulator: MSNFPFQRLQADLAKMIAKTPAGQRLISEPELAKQLGVSRATLREAMRTFETQGVIRRRQGSGTYVVGKVPVMDAGLEQLESIETMARRMNLEITVSDLQVEQFDADADSAKGLGVEIGASLTRIRRVIRADRRPAAYLVDVLPESILKPSDLPAKFSGSVLDFLLARGDKLGNSRAVISATNAHADVAKPLEIQRDDVLLVFTSQLFDIKNVTVVDYSVSYFIPGYFHFHVNRRVGSTN; the protein is encoded by the coding sequence ATGTCTAATTTTCCCTTTCAACGCTTGCAAGCCGATCTTGCTAAGATGATCGCAAAAACTCCAGCGGGTCAGCGATTAATTTCGGAGCCTGAGCTCGCCAAACAACTCGGCGTTTCGCGCGCCACATTGCGCGAAGCGATGCGGACGTTCGAGACACAAGGCGTGATTCGGCGGCGTCAAGGCTCTGGCACGTACGTGGTCGGCAAAGTTCCCGTCATGGACGCTGGTCTTGAGCAACTCGAAAGCATCGAGACGATGGCGCGCCGCATGAATTTGGAGATCACCGTCAGCGATTTGCAAGTGGAGCAATTCGATGCGGATGCGGACTCGGCAAAAGGTCTCGGCGTGGAAATAGGCGCAAGCCTCACGCGCATCCGCCGCGTGATTCGTGCCGACCGTCGTCCCGCCGCGTATTTGGTGGATGTGTTGCCCGAGTCGATTCTCAAGCCAAGCGACTTGCCCGCCAAATTCAGCGGTTCCGTCCTCGACTTTCTGCTTGCGCGCGGCGACAAACTCGGCAACTCACGCGCCGTCATCAGCGCTACCAATGCCCACGCCGACGTGGCAAAGCCGCTCGAAATCCAACGCGACGATGTGTTGCTGGTGTTCACTTCACAACTCTTCGATATCAAAAACGTGACGGTTGTGGATTATTCGGTGAGTTACTTCATCCCAGGCTATTTCCATTTCCACGTCAATCGTCGGGTGGGAAGTACAAACTAA
- a CDS encoding YgeY family selenium metabolism-linked hydrolase, whose translation MTDKLNEIQSRVNASREEMIQFMLEICEIPSMDSKIGPVGERVQAEMRKLGFDEVRFDKMGNTIGRIGNGKRVIVYDSHIDTVGVGDPAEWKWDPFKGKIEDGILYARGACDEKGSTPGMIYGLAMARDLGLLDGWTAYYFGNMEEWCDGIAPNTFVEVDPKIKPDFVVIGEPTRMLTYRGHKGRLEMKVTSKGRSAHAASNHLGDNAIYKLLPIIAGIRDLEPQLGDHEFLGHGKITVSDMHVKTPSINAVPDEAVIYIDRRMTFGETKEQVRAQVEALIPNEFKDSVKLEELFYDDPSYTGFVFPVDKYFPAWALEDDHPLVQAGQLARQQIGLPPAPSGKWNFSTNGIYWAGKAGIPSIGFGPGDEVTAHTVNDSVSLEDMVKATEFYAILPSLIK comes from the coding sequence ATGACAGACAAACTAAACGAAATACAATCCCGCGTCAACGCCTCCCGCGAAGAGATGATTCAATTCATGCTCGAGATTTGCGAAATCCCCAGCATGGATTCGAAGATCGGACCCGTCGGCGAGCGCGTGCAGGCGGAGATGAGGAAACTCGGCTTCGATGAAGTCCGCTTTGACAAGATGGGCAACACGATCGGACGCATCGGGAATGGAAAGCGCGTCATCGTGTACGACTCACACATTGACACGGTTGGGGTGGGCGACCCAGCCGAATGGAAGTGGGATCCGTTCAAAGGCAAGATCGAAGACGGCATCCTGTACGCGCGCGGCGCGTGCGACGAAAAAGGTTCCACGCCTGGCATGATCTACGGGCTGGCGATGGCGCGCGACCTCGGTCTGCTCGATGGCTGGACGGCGTATTACTTCGGCAACATGGAAGAATGGTGCGACGGCATTGCGCCAAACACCTTCGTCGAGGTTGATCCGAAAATCAAACCCGATTTTGTCGTCATCGGTGAACCGACTCGCATGCTCACGTATCGCGGTCACAAAGGTCGCCTCGAGATGAAGGTCACGTCGAAGGGACGCAGCGCGCACGCGGCGTCGAATCATCTTGGCGATAACGCCATCTACAAATTGCTTCCGATCATTGCGGGCATCCGCGATCTCGAACCGCAACTCGGCGACCACGAATTTTTGGGTCACGGCAAAATCACTGTCAGCGACATGCACGTCAAAACCCCGTCCATCAATGCGGTGCCAGATGAAGCCGTGATTTACATTGATCGCCGCATGACGTTCGGCGAAACGAAAGAGCAGGTGCGGGCGCAGGTCGAGGCGTTGATTCCCAACGAGTTCAAAGACAGCGTCAAACTCGAAGAACTTTTTTACGACGACCCCTCGTACACGGGATTTGTTTTCCCCGTTGACAAATATTTCCCCGCGTGGGCATTGGAGGACGACCACCCGCTCGTTCAGGCGGGACAGCTGGCGCGCCAACAAATCGGCTTGCCACCCGCCCCCAGCGGCAAGTGGAACTTCTCCACGAACGGAATCTACTGGGCGGGCAAAGCAGGCATCCCGTCGATCGGATTCGGTCCAGGCGACGAGGTCACCGCGCACACGGTGAACGATTCCGTCTCGCTCGAAGACATGGTCAAAGCGACGGAGTTTTACGCGATATTGCCAAGTTTGATAAAGTAG
- a CDS encoding histidine phosphatase family protein → MKTIEIRRHSIRSNPGVHLNQQGVTLARLVGQNLGPFDRVITSTLPRAFETAIAMGFAVDEQVELMSTYGEAVEREAPYPLSCAGYAEVVRKGGAAAKYANQLKDLYTKLANYLADDRAALVVNHGGVLELGAVACLPDADHYQWGSHFEYCEGIRLIWEEGKFVDSEILRVAK, encoded by the coding sequence ATGAAAACCATCGAAATCCGCCGTCACTCGATTCGCTCAAACCCTGGAGTTCACCTCAACCAGCAAGGCGTGACTCTCGCGCGGCTGGTGGGGCAGAACCTCGGTCCGTTTGACCGCGTGATCACATCCACGCTTCCGCGCGCATTTGAAACTGCCATCGCAATGGGCTTTGCTGTGGATGAACAAGTCGAATTGATGAGTACGTATGGTGAGGCAGTTGAACGCGAAGCGCCGTATCCTCTCTCGTGCGCGGGCTACGCGGAAGTTGTCCGTAAAGGCGGCGCGGCAGCGAAGTATGCGAATCAATTGAAAGATTTGTACACAAAACTTGCGAACTATCTTGCCGATGACCGCGCCGCCCTCGTCGTCAATCACGGCGGCGTGTTGGAGTTGGGCGCGGTGGCGTGTTTGCCCGACGCCGATCATTACCAATGGGGTTCGCATTTTGAGTATTGCGAGGGGATTAGATTAATTTGGGAGGAGGGGAAATTCGTTGATAGTGAAATTTTGAGAGTGGCGAAGTAA
- a CDS encoding ornithine carbamoyltransferase: MQTNFRGRDFIGDLDFTKEEVETVLDVAWDLKRKRALGEPHALLRDKVLAMLFFFTSTRTRGSFEAGMAQLGGHAAFIDSETTQISHGDTAKEIGEIFGRYFDGIAIRQCDWQFGNQYINDVAKASRVPILNMQCDVYHPFQCLADIMTVIEKKGRDLRKKKVVVSWAYAASYSKPISVPQSLILQMTRFGCDVVLAHPPEFKLMPDIMQQAKDNAKKYGVGFDVTDNMDEAFKDADVVYPKSWGPLLTTTGKEEGKALIDKYKSWITDERRMGLTKEDSIYMHCLPADRGLEVTDGVIDGKHSVVYDEAENRLHAQKAVMALTMG; encoded by the coding sequence ATGCAAACCAACTTCAGAGGCCGCGATTTCATCGGCGACCTCGACTTCACCAAAGAGGAAGTCGAAACCGTATTGGACGTGGCGTGGGATTTGAAACGCAAGCGCGCCCTGGGCGAGCCGCACGCGTTACTGCGCGACAAAGTCCTCGCCATGCTGTTCTTCTTCACATCCACGCGCACGCGCGGATCGTTCGAAGCGGGCATGGCGCAATTGGGCGGTCATGCCGCGTTCATTGACAGCGAGACCACCCAGATCTCGCACGGCGACACGGCGAAAGAGATCGGCGAAATTTTCGGTCGCTACTTCGACGGCATCGCCATCCGTCAATGCGACTGGCAGTTCGGCAACCAATACATCAACGATGTTGCCAAAGCCAGCCGCGTGCCCATCCTCAACATGCAATGCGACGTGTACCACCCCTTCCAATGCCTAGCGGACATTATGACAGTCATCGAGAAAAAAGGACGCGACCTCCGCAAGAAGAAAGTCGTTGTCTCGTGGGCATACGCGGCTTCGTACAGCAAACCGATCTCGGTTCCCCAATCGTTGATCCTGCAAATGACCCGCTTTGGTTGTGACGTGGTGCTGGCTCACCCGCCCGAGTTCAAACTCATGCCCGACATCATGCAGCAAGCAAAGGATAACGCCAAGAAATACGGCGTCGGATTTGATGTCACTGATAATATGGACGAAGCCTTCAAAGATGCGGACGTGGTCTATCCTAAGTCCTGGGGTCCGCTTCTCACGACGACGGGCAAAGAAGAAGGCAAGGCGCTGATCGACAAATACAAATCGTGGATCACCGACGAACGCCGCATGGGACTCACAAAAGAAGATTCGATCTACATGCACTGCCTCCCCGCCGATCGCGGACTCGAAGTCACCGATGGCGTGATTGACGGCAAACATTCGGTCGTCTACGACGAAGCCGAAAACCGTTTGCATGCTCAGAAAGCCGTAATGGCGTTGACGATGGGTTAA
- the arcC gene encoding carbamate kinase produces MANKLAVVAIGGNALIKDDKRVTVEDQEVALRETAVHLADMIEAGWDLAIGHGNGPQVGFILRRSEIAAKAEGMHEVPLDVCGADSQGAIGYELQQALRNEFFKRGVNKKACTVVTQVLVDKEDAAFKKPTKPIGSFMDEAEAKRREKEMGWSVVEDAGRGWRRVVASPLPKEIVELDAVKTLLSAGQVVITVGGGGIPVIDRGDGELVGTAAVIDKDFASSLLASSIGAEIFIIATAVEKVAINFGKPEQQWLDKMTLAEAKAYLAEGKHFAKGSMAPKIQAAIMYLENGGEKAIITNPENIGRALKDETGTWIVR; encoded by the coding sequence ATGGCAAATAAATTAGCAGTCGTCGCCATTGGCGGCAATGCCCTCATCAAAGACGACAAACGCGTCACCGTTGAGGATCAGGAAGTCGCTCTACGCGAAACAGCCGTCCACCTCGCGGATATGATCGAAGCGGGCTGGGACCTCGCCATCGGTCACGGAAACGGACCGCAAGTCGGGTTCATCCTGCGCCGTTCCGAGATCGCCGCGAAAGCCGAGGGGATGCACGAAGTCCCGCTCGACGTGTGCGGCGCGGATTCGCAGGGCGCGATCGGATACGAATTGCAACAAGCGCTTCGCAACGAATTTTTCAAACGCGGCGTCAACAAAAAAGCTTGCACGGTCGTCACGCAAGTGTTGGTTGACAAAGAAGACGCCGCGTTCAAAAAGCCGACCAAACCCATCGGCTCGTTCATGGACGAAGCCGAGGCGAAGCGACGCGAAAAGGAGATGGGCTGGTCGGTGGTGGAAGACGCAGGCAGAGGCTGGAGACGAGTCGTCGCGTCCCCGTTGCCGAAAGAGATCGTCGAATTGGACGCGGTCAAGACGCTTCTTTCCGCAGGGCAGGTTGTCATCACTGTGGGAGGCGGGGGCATCCCCGTGATCGACCGCGGCGACGGCGAACTCGTCGGCACAGCCGCAGTCATTGACAAAGATTTCGCATCGTCGCTGTTGGCGAGTTCCATCGGCGCGGAAATTTTCATCATCGCCACTGCCGTCGAAAAAGTGGCGATCAACTTCGGCAAACCCGAACAACAATGGCTCGATAAAATGACTCTCGCCGAAGCGAAAGCATATCTTGCCGAGGGCAAACATTTTGCCAAAGGTTCGATGGCGCCGAAGATTCAAGCCGCGATCATGTACCTCGAAAACGGCGGCGAGAAAGCAATCATCACCAACCCTGAAAATATTGGTCGCGCGCTCAAAGACGAAACGGGAACATGGATAGTTAGATAG